The Streptomyces uncialis genomic interval GTTGCTCAGCACGCTCAGCGGATGACGGGTGATGTCGAAGCCGTCCCGGGTAGCGGCCTGGGTCAGGGCGGAGACCGCCCACAGCGGTGCGGACACCGCCCCCGCCACCAGCAGCCGCCGGGCGACGGAAGCACCGGCGTACCGGCGGGCCGGGGCGGACGGGCCGGACGCGGAGGAAACGGAGCCGGTGGAGGCGGAGGGGATGTGCGTGGCGGTCATGACGTGCCCTTCTCGGTTCTCGGACCCGGGCCGCCGGTCGGTGGACCGGGTTCCGGTGAGCCTGCCGTCGGGGTGGGCTCGCTGACACGTCGAACGCTAATGTGACAGGGAACGCCGCCATTCCCTGTCACATCGACGGAACGACGTGTGGGCAGAGCAACCGGAACAGACTCCGGGGCAAGCAGAGAAGAGAGATCCTCATGCGCTACCTGATGACCACCAAGGCGTCCTCCTCCGTCCCCGACGAGAAGCTGTTCCAGGAGATGGCGGCGTTCGTCGAGGAGCTCACCGCCTCCGGTGCCCTGCTGGCGACCGGCGGCCTCGCCCCCGAGGGCATCCGCCTCGTCTCGTCCGGCGACGAGATCACCGTGACGGACGGCCCCTTCACCGAGGCCAAGGAAGCGGTGGCCGGCTTCGCGCTGGTGGAGGTCCGCACCAAGGAGGAGGCCGTGGAGCTGGGCCGCCGCTTCCGCCGGATCGTCGGCGACGGCGAGAGCGTGATCCAGCAGGTCTTCGGCCAGTGACGGCCGCCCGCCGATGAACACGGACGACGGCGTCCCGTCCACTCCCGACCCGGCCGGCGCGGTCGACGCGGTCTGGAAGCTGGAGTCCGCGCGGATCATCGCCGGTCTGGCGCGGATGACCCGGGACATCGGCCTGGCCGAGGAACTCGCCCAGGACGCGCTCGTGTCGGCGCTCGAACAGTGGCCACGGTCAGGCGTCCCGGACAACCCGGGCGCCTGGCTGATGGCCGTCGCCAAACGCCGGGCCGTCGACCACCTCCGCCGCGAGCGGCGCGCCGCCCGCGGACAGGAACTCCTCGCCCACGACCAGCGGGAACAGCTCCGCACCGCCCGGTTCGACGCCCCCGACCCGTACGACGCCCCCGGCCCCCGCAACGACCTCAGAGCCACCCCCGTTCCCGACCCGGAGACCGACCCGAGAACCGACCCGGGAACCCACCCCGGAACAGGCCACGCAACAGGCCACGAAACAAGCCACGCAACAGGACCGGAGGCCGACGCCCGGGACGACGACAACGTCCTGCGGCTGATGTTCCTGTCCTGCCACCCCGTGCTGCCCACCGAGGAACGGGTCGCGCTCACCCTGCGTCTCCTCGGCGGGCTCACCGCCGAGGAGATCGGGCGGGCGTTCCTCGTCACCGGGACGGTGACCGCCCGCCGGATCGCGGACGCCAAACGCACCCTCGCCGAACGCCGGGTGCCCTTCGAACTGCCCCAGGGCGACGAACTCGCCGCCCGGCTCTCCTCCGTCCTGGAGGTGATCTACCTCATCTTCAACGAGGGCTACTCGGCCACCACCGGCGACGACCTGCTGCGCCCCGGCCTCACCCTCGAAGCACTCCGGCTCGCCCGGCTGCTCGCCGCCCTCGCACCCGACGAACCCGAGGCACACGGACTGGCCGCCCTCCTGGAGATCCAGGAGTCCCGGTCGGCCGCCCGTACCGGCCCCACCGGCGAACCGGTACCGCTCCACGAACAGCAGCGGGGCCGCTGGGACCCGCTGCTGATCCGCCGCGGCTTCGCGTCGATGCTCCGCGCCCGGGACCTCGGCCGCACCCCCGGCCCGTACGTCCTCCAGGCCGCGATCGCCGTCACCCACGCCCAGGCCCGGACCGCCGGGGACACCGACTGGGCCGGGATCGCCGCCCTGTACGAAGCGCTGGTCAGGCTGCTGCCGACACCCGTGGTGCGGCTCAACCGGGCCGTCGCCGTGGGCTTCGCCCGCGGACCGGAGGCCGGACTCGCCCTCGTCGACGAACTGGACGCCGACCCCCGGCTGAAGGACTACCATCTGCTGCCCGGCGTCCGCGGCGACCTGCTGTCCCGGCTCGGACGGCACACCGAGGCCCGGCGCGAGTTCGAACGGGCCGCTTCCCTCACCCGCAACACCGCCGAGCGGGCGTTCCTCCTGCGCCGCGCCGACGCCCTCGCCGCCGCCGTCTCCTGGACCGCCGCCCACCCCGGGCCCCCCGCACCGCCCGACCCGCGCGCACTCGGCCGGGCCGCCGAGGAGTTCCTGGCCCGCGACGACCTCGACCCCGCGACCGTCCGCTCCTACCACCAGACACTGCGCAGACTGCGGCTCGCGCTCGGCGACCGGCTGCCGCTCACCGAACTCACCGCCGAGCGGGCCGAACGCGTCTTCACCACCGCCTGGGGCGACGCGAGCCCGGCGACCTGGAACCGGCACCGCTCCGCCCTGCGCTCCTTCGCCGCCTGGGCCGGCCTCGACGACGACCCCGCCGCGGGCCTGACCCGCCGCACCCCCACCGCGTCCCGCACGCCGTCGCTCGACCCGGCCGGACTCGAAGCCCTGTGGGCCCTTCCCGGGGTCCCGCCGCGCGAACGGCTCCTGTGGCGGCTGCTGCACGAATCCGGGGCCCCGGTGAAACGGGTGCTCGCCCTCGACGTCGAGCGGCTGGACCTGGACGACCGCCGAGCCCGCAGCGGCGACACCTGGGTGAGCTGGCGCGCGGGCACCGCCCTGCTGCTCCCCGCCCACATCAAGGGCCGCACCCGGGGCCCGCTGTTCCTCACCGACCGCAGACCGGGCCCCGCCCGCCGCGCGGCCGGAGCGGACCTCGACCCCGTGACGGGCCTGGCCCGGCTCTCCTACGAACGCGCCGAACACCTCTTCAAGCGGACGACCAGGCCCCTCGACCCGGCGGGCACGGGCTGGACCCTCTCCCGGCTCAGAACCCGCCGGGACTGATCCCCGCCGCGCTCAATCGGCGATCCCCACCGGCCGGCGGACCGTCTCCGGGTCGGTGATCGCCGCCAGCATGGCATGGGCCACGTCCGCGCGCCGGATCGCCCGCGCGGAGGGCGGATTCCCGCCGACCGCCCTGCGGTACGCACCCGTCACCGGGCCGTCCAGCAGCCGCGGGGGCCGTACGGCGGTCCAGTCGGCGCCGCTCGCCGCGAGCGCCTTCTCCATCTCCCGGAGATCGTCGTAGTTGGCCTTGAACACCCGGTCCACCACCGCCTTCATCATCCGGTCGAGCCGCGGCTCACCGGGCGGGGGAGTGCCCAGCGGGGTGGCGCTCACCACGAGCAGCCGCCGTACGCCCTCGTCCGCCATCGCGGCGAGGACCGCCGCGGTCAGCGGTGCGGTGATCCCCGCGTCCTTGCGGGTGCGCGGGCCGAGCGCGGAGAGCACGGCGTCCTGCCCCGCGACGGCCGACCGCACTTCACCGGGGACGGTGAGATCGGCGCGGACGACCCGGAGGGCGTCGCCCGTCACCGTCAGCCGTGCCGGGTCCCGTACCACCGCGGTGACCTCGTGGCCCGCCGCCAGTCCCTGCCCCACCAGTTCCCGGCCGACGCCGCCGGTCGCCCCGAACACCGTGATGCGCATGACACCCTCCTAGGGGGTAAGTGTTCACTCACCCCCTAGGGTGGGTAAGCATTCACTCACCCGTCAAGTCCGGTCCGGGAGGTCCCGATGTCCGCAGCCGCAGATACCCCCGCCCGGCCCCCGGCCAGGACCCGCATCCTCGACGCGGCGCACGAGCTGATGCTGGGTGTCGGGATGGCCCGGACCACCACCAAGGAGATCGCCCGGGCGGCGGACTGCTCGGAGGCGGCGCTGTACAAGCACTTCACGGGCAAGGAGGACCTCTTCGTGGCCGTCCTCGCGGAGCGGCTGCCCCGGCTCGGACCGCTGATGGCGGAGCTGGCGCGGGAGCCGGGCGTGGGCAGCGTCGAGGACAACCTCACCGGGATCGTGCGGACCGCCGCGCTGTTCTACGAGCAGAGCTTCCCGATCGCGGCGTCGCTGTACGCGGAGACCCACCTGAAGCGGCGGCACGAGAGCGCGTTGCGGGAGGTCGGGGCGGGGCCGCATCTCCCGATCGACGGGCTCGCCGCGTATCTGCTGGCCGAGCAGCGGGGTGGGCGGGTGCGGGCCGACGCGGACCCGTACACCGCGGCGGCGCTGCTGATGGGGGCGTGCTGTCAGCGGGCCTTCGCGTACGACGCGACGGAGTCCGGGGCCTCACCCCAGTCGCTCGACACCTTCGCCCGCACCGCCGCCCGCACCGTCCTCACCGGACTGGCCCCCACACCCGGCTAGCCCGAGGTCTGTCCGGCTGGACGCACTTGTTCCCGCACAGGTCGTCCATGGGGTGCGCAGTTCCCCGCGCCCCTTTGGGGCGCTCCCGGCTTGTTCTTCGGGTCGGTGCCGGTCGGGATTCTCCGTCCTCGCTCCAACGCGCTCGGTACGACGTTCCCTTGCCGGACTGAAGAGCATCGGAGTCTGCGGGCAGAGATTCCCGCCCACCCCCTCCCGCAGCCCCGCGACCGCACGAGGAGGAGGGTGAAAAACAACCCCAGGGGGCGCCCCCGAAGGGGCGCGGGGAACTGCGCAAAAACGAGGGCCGACCCGCACCCGGAGAGCGACCGCAAGGGGGCAGCATCCAGGGGCGCGGGGAACTGCGCACCCACGGACGACCCGCACCGGGACAAGTGGGGTCAGGTGGGGAGACCCCGGGGTACGCGGGGAGTACGGGAACCGAAACCGTGGGGCTCAGCCGGGACTCAGGACGTGAGCCAGGTGTCGATGTCCGCGAGGAGGGACTCCTTCGTACCCGTCGGCGCGGCGGACGCCCGTACGGACTGCCGTGCCAGCTCCGCCAGCTCCGGATCGGAGAACCCGTGCACATCCCGCGCGATCACGTACTGCTCGTTCAGCCGCGCCCCGAACAGCAGCGGATCGTCCGCCCCGAGCGCCAACGGCACCCCCGCGTCGAACAGCTTCCGCAGGGGCACGTCCTCCTGCTTGTCGTAGACGCCCAGCGCGACGTTCGACGTCGGACACACCTCGCACGTCACCTGCCGGTCCGCCAGCCGCTTCAGCAGCCGCGGGTCCTCCGCGGCCCGCACCCCGTGCCCGACCCGGTCCGCGTGCAGATCGTCCAGGCAGTCCCGTACCGACGCGGGTCCCGTCAGTTCACCGCCGTGCGGGGCCGACAGCAGCCCGCCGTCCCGCGCGATCGCGAACGCCCGGTCGAAGTCGCGGGCCATCCCGCGCCGCTCGTCGTTGGACAGCCCGAACCCGACGACCCCCCGGTCGGTGTACCGCACCGCGAGCCGCGCCAGGGTCCGCGCGTCCAGCGGATGCTTCATCCGGTTCGCCGCGACCAGTACCCGTATCCCCAGCCCGGTGTCCCGGGACGCCGTCTCCACCGCGTCCAGGATGATCTCCAGCGCGGGGATCAGCCCGCCGAGCCGCGGCGCGTACGAGGTCGGGTCCACCTGGATCTCCAGCCACCCGGACCCGTCCCGGATGTCCTCCTCCGCGGCCTCGCGCACCAGCCGCTGGATGTCCTCCGGCTCCCGCAGACAGGACCGGGCCATGTCGTACAGCCGCTGGAAGCGGAACCAGCCGCGTTCGTCGGTGGCCCGCAGGTCCGGCGGCTCACCGCCGGTCAGCGCGGCGGGCAGATGCACCCCGTACTTGTCGGCCAGCTCCAGCAGCGTGCCGGGCCGCATCGAACCCGTGAAGTGCAGATGCAGATGCGCCTTCGGCAGTGCGCCGAGGTCTCGAACGTGCTCCATCCCAGGATCTTGCCGCACCCGGAGGGCGCCCGGTACCGGCTTTCCCCGTTCGGGTCCTTGCCCGAACGAAGAAGCGGGCCCCCACCAGGGTGGGAACCCGCCTCTGTGGCGTACCGCACGCGGCGGCCCGCAGGGTCGGTCAGTCCGTCGCCTCCGCGAGGAGCTTCTGGATACGGGCCACGCCCTCCGCGAGGTCCTCGTCGCCGAGCGCGTACGACAGCCGCAGATAACCGGGCGTACCGAACGCCTCGCCGGGCACCACCGCGACCTCGACCTCGTCGAGGATCAGCGCGGCCAGCTCCACACTGCTGCTCGGCCGCTTGCCCCGGATCTCCTTGCCGAGCAGCGCCTTCACCGACGGGTACACGTAGAACGCGCCCTCCGGCTCGGGGCAGACGACACCGTCGATCTCGTTCAGCATCCGCACGATGGTCCGCCGGCGCCGGTCGAACGCCTCACGCATCGCGGACACGGCCTCCAGATCACCGGAGACGGCCGCCAGCGCGGCGGCCTGGGCGACGTTGGAGACATTGGACGTGGCATGCGACTGGAGGTTGGTCGCGGCCTTGACGACGTCCTTCGGGCCGATCATCCAGCCGACCCGCCAGCCGGTCATGGCGTACGTCTTCGCCACCCCGTTGACGACGATGCACTTGTCCCGCAGCTCGGGCAGGACCGCCGGGAGCGAGGTGAAGGCGGTGTCGCCGTAGACCAGGTGCTCGTAGATCTCGTCGGTGAGCACCCACAGCCCGTGCTCGACGGCCCAGCGGCCGATCGCCTCGGTGTCCTCGGCGCTGTAGACGGCCCCGGTCGGGTTGGAGGGGGAGACGAACAGCAGCACCTTCGTCTTCTCGGTACGGGCGGCCTCCAGCTGCTCCACGCTCACGCGGTAGCCGCTGGTCTCGTCGGTGACGACGTCCACCGGGACGCCGCCCGCGAGCCGGATCGACTCGGGGTACGTCGTCCAGTAGGGCGCCGGGACGATGACCTCGTCGCCCGGGTCGAGGATCGCGGCGAACGCCTCGTAGATGGCCTGCTTGCCGCCGTTGGTCACCAGGACCTGCGACGCCTCGACCTCGTATCCGGAGTCGCGGAGCGTCTTCGCGGCGATGGCCGCCTTCAGCTCCGGCAGACCGCCTGCCGGGGTGTAGCGGTGGAACTTCGGGTTCTTGCACGCCTCGATGGCGGCTTGAACGATGTAGTCCGGGGTCGGGAAGTCGGGTTCACCGGCGCCGAAGCCGATCACCGGACGCCCGGCGGCCTTCAGTGCCTTGGCCTTGGCGTCCACGGCGAGGGTGGCGGATTCGGAGATCGCGCCGACTCGGGCGGAGACCCGGCGCTCGGTCGGAGAGGTTGCAGCGCTCATGGAGCCCATGCTTTCAGACCCGAAAGGAGCAGGACACACGGGTTTCACAGTGCGGTCACCGGGCACAGCCCCGGGATGAAGGCGCAGCCATCGCCCGTCCGGACGCGATCTGTTCGACGGCAGCCCCCGGAACACGTACACTCATTCCTCGTTGGCCATCAGCGGACGCGTCCGTCGCACCCACTCCGCGGAGTCGGGTGGATGCGGTACGTTGGGGCGAACCAAAGGGTCGTAGCTCAATTGGTAGAGCACTGGTCTCCAAAACCAGCGGTTGGGGGTTCAAGTCCCTCCGGCCCTGCAAGGCACACTTCCTCCTCCGGATGTGTGGATGCGATTGTACGTACCGCAATGCACCGTCGTGCGGCTCAACCGGGCGCGGCACGGCCGACCCGGGAATCAGGTGAGGACGAGTGACGGACGCCGTGGGCTCCATCGACATGCCTGATGCTCAGGACGAAGCTCCTGAATCCGAGAAGAAGAGCCGCAAGGGCGGCAAGCGCGGCAAGAAGGGCCCGTTCGGTCGGCTCGCGCTCTTCTACCGCCAGATCGTCGCGGAGCTGCGCAAGGTCGTCTGGCCCACGCGCTCCCAGCTGACGACGTACACGACCGTCGTGATCATCTTCGTGGTCATCATGATCGGCATCGTGACCGTGCTTGACTTGGGTCTCGACCGAGTCGCGAAGTACGTCTTCGGCTGATGCCGGAAGCACAGCCGCGAGTGAAGGACGCCGACGCCGGTGTCCTTTTCGCGTGTTCCACCCCTCTGTATCCAGGAAGAAGCAGCCACCGTGTCTGACCCGAACCTGAACGACGCCGTCGAGCCCGCTGAGGTCGATGCGGAGTCCATCGAGGACGAGCTCGACATCGTGGAGGCCGCGGACGCCGAGGACCCGGACCAGGCCGAGGCTGCCGACATCGCCGCGGGTGAGCCGGCCGAGGAAGCCGCGCTCCACGTCGAGGACGAGGACGTCGAGGACACGGACACCGACGAGGCCACCGCCGTCGCCGAAGAGGCCGACGCCGACGCCGACACCGACGGTGACGACGCCGAGGCCACCGACGCGGACGAGGCCACCGGCGAGGACACGGACGAGACCGAGGACGAGGCGGCCGAAGAGGCCGAGCCCGTCGAGCCGGTCGACCCCGCCGCCGCGTTCCGCGAGGAACTGCGCACCCTCCCCGGCGAGTGGTACGTCATCCACACCTACGCGGGCTACGAGAAGCGCGTGAAGGCGAACCTGGAGCAGCGTGCCGTCTCGCTGAACGTCGAGGAGTTCATCTACCAGGCCGAAGTGCCCGAGGAAGAGATCGTCCAGATCAAGAACGGCGAGCGTAAGAACGTCCGCCAGAACAAGCTTCCCGGTTACGTCCTGGTCCGGATGGACCTCACCAACGAGTCCTGGGGCGTTGTCCGCAACACCCCCGGTGTCACCGGCTTCGTCGGCAACGCCTACGACCCGTACCCGCTGACCCTGGACGAGATCGTCAAGATGCTCGCCCCGGAGGCCGAGGCCAAGGCAGCCCGTGAGGCTGCCGACGCCGAGGGCCGTCCTGTGCCGCAGCGCAAGATCGAGGTCCAGGTGCTCGACTTCGAGGTCGGCGACTCGGTCACGGTCACCGATGGTCCGTTCGCGACCCTCCAGGCCACGATCAACGAGATCAACGCCGACTCCAAGAAGGTCAAGGGTCTGGTCGAGATCTTCGGCCGCGAGACCCCGGTCGAGCTGAGCTTCGACCAGATCCAGAAGAACTGAGCCGCCCGGGGCGCCCCGGCGGGCCCCCGGCGCCAGGATCTC includes:
- a CDS encoding YciI family protein, with translation MRYLMTTKASSSVPDEKLFQEMAAFVEELTASGALLATGGLAPEGIRLVSSGDEITVTDGPFTEAKEAVAGFALVEVRTKEEAVELGRRFRRIVGDGESVIQQVFGQ
- a CDS encoding DUF6596 domain-containing protein, which codes for MNTDDGVPSTPDPAGAVDAVWKLESARIIAGLARMTRDIGLAEELAQDALVSALEQWPRSGVPDNPGAWLMAVAKRRAVDHLRRERRAARGQELLAHDQREQLRTARFDAPDPYDAPGPRNDLRATPVPDPETDPRTDPGTHPGTGHATGHETSHATGPEADARDDDNVLRLMFLSCHPVLPTEERVALTLRLLGGLTAEEIGRAFLVTGTVTARRIADAKRTLAERRVPFELPQGDELAARLSSVLEVIYLIFNEGYSATTGDDLLRPGLTLEALRLARLLAALAPDEPEAHGLAALLEIQESRSAARTGPTGEPVPLHEQQRGRWDPLLIRRGFASMLRARDLGRTPGPYVLQAAIAVTHAQARTAGDTDWAGIAALYEALVRLLPTPVVRLNRAVAVGFARGPEAGLALVDELDADPRLKDYHLLPGVRGDLLSRLGRHTEARREFERAASLTRNTAERAFLLRRADALAAAVSWTAAHPGPPAPPDPRALGRAAEEFLARDDLDPATVRSYHQTLRRLRLALGDRLPLTELTAERAERVFTTAWGDASPATWNRHRSALRSFAAWAGLDDDPAAGLTRRTPTASRTPSLDPAGLEALWALPGVPPRERLLWRLLHESGAPVKRVLALDVERLDLDDRRARSGDTWVSWRAGTALLLPAHIKGRTRGPLFLTDRRPGPARRAAGADLDPVTGLARLSYERAEHLFKRTTRPLDPAGTGWTLSRLRTRRD
- a CDS encoding NAD(P)-dependent oxidoreductase, whose translation is MRITVFGATGGVGRELVGQGLAAGHEVTAVVRDPARLTVTGDALRVVRADLTVPGEVRSAVAGQDAVLSALGPRTRKDAGITAPLTAAVLAAMADEGVRRLLVVSATPLGTPPPGEPRLDRMMKAVVDRVFKANYDDLREMEKALAASGADWTAVRPPRLLDGPVTGAYRRAVGGNPPSARAIRRADVAHAMLAAITDPETVRRPVGIAD
- a CDS encoding TetR/AcrR family transcriptional regulator, which codes for MSAAADTPARPPARTRILDAAHELMLGVGMARTTTKEIARAADCSEAALYKHFTGKEDLFVAVLAERLPRLGPLMAELAREPGVGSVEDNLTGIVRTAALFYEQSFPIAASLYAETHLKRRHESALREVGAGPHLPIDGLAAYLLAEQRGGRVRADADPYTAAALLMGACCQRAFAYDATESGASPQSLDTFARTAARTVLTGLAPTPG
- a CDS encoding adenosine deaminase, which produces MEHVRDLGALPKAHLHLHFTGSMRPGTLLELADKYGVHLPAALTGGEPPDLRATDERGWFRFQRLYDMARSCLREPEDIQRLVREAAEEDIRDGSGWLEIQVDPTSYAPRLGGLIPALEIILDAVETASRDTGLGIRVLVAANRMKHPLDARTLARLAVRYTDRGVVGFGLSNDERRGMARDFDRAFAIARDGGLLSAPHGGELTGPASVRDCLDDLHADRVGHGVRAAEDPRLLKRLADRQVTCEVCPTSNVALGVYDKQEDVPLRKLFDAGVPLALGADDPLLFGARLNEQYVIARDVHGFSDPELAELARQSVRASAAPTGTKESLLADIDTWLTS
- a CDS encoding pyridoxal phosphate-dependent aminotransferase; this encodes MSAATSPTERRVSARVGAISESATLAVDAKAKALKAAGRPVIGFGAGEPDFPTPDYIVQAAIEACKNPKFHRYTPAGGLPELKAAIAAKTLRDSGYEVEASQVLVTNGGKQAIYEAFAAILDPGDEVIVPAPYWTTYPESIRLAGGVPVDVVTDETSGYRVSVEQLEAARTEKTKVLLFVSPSNPTGAVYSAEDTEAIGRWAVEHGLWVLTDEIYEHLVYGDTAFTSLPAVLPELRDKCIVVNGVAKTYAMTGWRVGWMIGPKDVVKAATNLQSHATSNVSNVAQAAALAAVSGDLEAVSAMREAFDRRRRTIVRMLNEIDGVVCPEPEGAFYVYPSVKALLGKEIRGKRPSSSVELAALILDEVEVAVVPGEAFGTPGYLRLSYALGDEDLAEGVARIQKLLAEATD
- the secE gene encoding preprotein translocase subunit SecE; the protein is MTDAVGSIDMPDAQDEAPESEKKSRKGGKRGKKGPFGRLALFYRQIVAELRKVVWPTRSQLTTYTTVVIIFVVIMIGIVTVLDLGLDRVAKYVFG
- the nusG gene encoding transcription termination/antitermination protein NusG, whose product is MSDPNLNDAVEPAEVDAESIEDELDIVEAADAEDPDQAEAADIAAGEPAEEAALHVEDEDVEDTDTDEATAVAEEADADADTDGDDAEATDADEATGEDTDETEDEAAEEAEPVEPVDPAAAFREELRTLPGEWYVIHTYAGYEKRVKANLEQRAVSLNVEEFIYQAEVPEEEIVQIKNGERKNVRQNKLPGYVLVRMDLTNESWGVVRNTPGVTGFVGNAYDPYPLTLDEIVKMLAPEAEAKAAREAADAEGRPVPQRKIEVQVLDFEVGDSVTVTDGPFATLQATINEINADSKKVKGLVEIFGRETPVELSFDQIQKN